A portion of the Deltaproteobacteria bacterium genome contains these proteins:
- a CDS encoding nucleotidyltransferase domain-containing protein: MAEITAYKLSNDKKKKILRQIEEFFHEKPEIEFAYIYGSFNADGPFRDIDIGIYVNENQVKEQVKFELTLEMELERYVGISIPVDIRIVNKRNITYAYNVLKGQLIYNKNDSKRVNFVTYVLSRYFDLKPVLSYYQKEAFVP; encoded by the coding sequence ATGGCTGAAATAACGGCCTATAAACTGAGTAATGACAAAAAGAAGAAAATTCTCCGGCAAATAGAAGAATTTTTCCACGAGAAACCGGAGATTGAATTTGCTTACATCTACGGGTCTTTCAACGCGGATGGTCCATTCAGAGATATTGATATAGGTATATATGTAAATGAAAACCAAGTAAAAGAACAGGTAAAATTCGAACTAACCCTTGAAATGGAACTAGAGCGATATGTCGGAATTTCTATTCCTGTTGATATTCGAATAGTCAATAAACGCAATATAACGTATGCATACAATGTATTGAAGGGCCAGCTAATTTATAACAAGAATGACAGTAAAAGGGTGAATTTTGTTACGTATGTGCTGTCAAGATATTTTGATTTAAAACCCGTTTTGTCATATTACCAAAAGGAGGCATTTGTCCCTTGA
- a CDS encoding DUF86 domain-containing protein gives MTLDTNRIRGKLTDIFRSLNRLKAFQGISKEEFLRNEDYQDIARSRLLTAIEAALNICYYLAAKKIHQVPEDYSHCFELLGLSGMLPDELAGRLSKMARFRNRLVHLYWDIDYSAVYEIICNDLKDLEDYAMEIGKFIESHG, from the coding sequence TTGACGCTCGACACCAACCGAATAAGGGGGAAGTTAACGGATATATTTCGGTCCCTGAACCGCTTGAAGGCTTTTCAGGGTATTTCAAAAGAAGAATTCCTCAGAAACGAAGACTACCAGGACATTGCAAGGTCGCGACTGCTTACAGCTATTGAAGCGGCCTTGAATATCTGTTACTACCTTGCAGCAAAGAAAATTCATCAAGTGCCGGAGGATTATTCACATTGTTTCGAACTCCTGGGGCTATCAGGAATGCTACCGGATGAACTTGCAGGGCGGCTTTCAAAAATGGCCAGATTCAGAAACAGGCTGGTCCATCTATACTGGGATATCGATTATAGTGCCGTATATGAGATTATCTGTAATGATTTGAAAGACCTTGAAGATTATGCAATGGAAATCGGTAAATTTATTGAAAGTCATGGATGA